The sequence below is a genomic window from Calditrichota bacterium.
GCGATTTCATTTTGCTGCTCGTTTACGCGGGAATCGCCGTTTCGCTGAATGCCAAATTTTTCCTGATGAGTTTGATCGTGCTACCGGTCTTCGCTGTGCTCATTGGTTGGCTGGGGAAAAAAATCAAAAAATACGCGGTGCGCATTCAGCAGAAATTTTCCGACATGTTTTCCAACATCGAGGAAGTGCTCAACAGCATGAAAATCGTGAAAGCATTCGCGCGCGAGGATTTTGAGTTAGGGCGGTTCAAAAAAATTAACTGGAAATATTTCAAATTCTGGCGCAAGTCAGTGATTTACACAGCGCTCAATACACCAGTCGGCGAAATGCAGGGCACACTGACAGCGATTTTGGTGATTCTCGTCGGCGGCAGGATGGTGCTGGATCCCAACAGCGGATTTACATCGGGACAATTTTTGATGTTTTTGTTTGCCATTTTTTCCATGCTCCATCCCATGAAAACTTTGACCAAAGCCTACGCCGACATTCGCCGGGCGCAGGTGTCGCTGGATCGAATTTTTTACATTCTGAACCGCCAGCCGGAAATCGAAAACGATCCCAATCCGGTGCACAAGACGAATTTTGAGCGGGATATTATTCTGAAAGATGTCAATTTTGGCTACAAAAAAGAAACCGATGTGTTGAAAAATATTAATTTGGAAATTAACAAGGGCGAAAAAATCGCCTTTGTCGGCAGCAGCGGCGCCGGAAAAACCACGCTGGTAAATTTACTGCCGCGGTTGTACGAAGTTTCCTCCGGCGAGATTCTCATTGACGGCATCGACATCAAAAAAATTGATCTCAAAGATCTGCGCACGCTGTTCGGTACGGTGACTCAGGATTCCATTTTGTTCACCGACACCGTCGCCAACAACATTCGTTACGGCGCTTTGAAAGAGGTCAGCGACGAGATGGTCAGAGAAGCGGCGCGCATCGCTTTTGCCGACGAATTCATCGAAAAATTGCCCCACAAGTACAACGAAATGCTGAATCAAAAAGGCTCGAATCTTTCCGGAGGGCAACGACAGCGGCTGTGCATCGCCAGAGCCATTGTGAACGATCCGCCAATTCTGATTTTCGACGAGGCCACCAGCGCGCTGGATTCCGAGGCTGAAAAAAAAGTGCAGCAAGCCATCGACCGCGCCACGAGAAACAGAACCGTGCTCATCATCGCGCACCGGCTTTCCACAGCGCTGGCTGCTGATAGAATTGTAGTGATGGATCAGGGAAAAATTTTGGACATCGGAACGCACGAGAAATTGCTAAAACGCTGTGAGAGATATCAGACGTTGTATCATTTGCAGTTTTCGGGGAATAATGGTTAGGATAGCAGTGCCAAGGGAGTTAAGGCGTCAGCCTTTTATTTTGGTGATTGGTAACTGGTGAGTGGTCATTGGGCACTGGGCATTAGTCATTTGGTGCTTGTAGATTGGGATTTTTTCATAAAATCCTTACGGATTAACTCCAATTTGATTTTACAATTTAAAAATTTTAGTTTGGAATTTGTTTGGATTCTGCCGAAGTCGGATGCGCCTATGACGCATTTGGTGTTTGAAGCAGGAGTTAAGGCGTCAGCCTTTTATTTTAGTGATTGGTCACTGGGCATTAGTCATTTGGTGTTTGTAAATTGGGATTTTTTCATAAAATCCTTACGGATTAACTCCAATTTGCGATTTCACAATTTAAAAATTCTATTCTGAAATTTGTTTGGATTCCGCCGAAGGCGGATGCGCATTTGATGCTTGGAATTTGGAATTTTTGACATTCCCAAACGGAGCACACCTTGCTGTGTTCGTTAAGCAGCTGCACAGAAAAACTATTAACAAAATCCGCGGTGATCCGTGCTATCCGTGTCATCCGCGTGCTATTTTTAAGGAAAAATTATGAAAATCAGCGGTTTTTCTTTTGTCAGAAATGGCGATAAATTGTATTATCCGGTAGTCGAGTCCATTCGCTCGATTCTGCCGATTGTGGATGAATTTGTAATTGCCGTGGGCAAAGGCGATCCTGATGATGAGACGCGCGAAAAAATTGCTGCTATCGGCGATCCCAAAATTCGCATCATCGACACGGTCTGGGAGGAAAAATATTTCAAAAAGGGCGTGATCAACGCCATGCAAACCAACATCGCCAAAGAGGCATGCAGCGGAGATTGGCTGTTTTATCTGCAGGCGGACGAAGTTGTGCACGAAAAATATTTACCAATAATTCAGAAAAGATGTGAAGAATTGCTGCCCAACGAGGAAGTTGAAGGATTGCTTTTTCGCTACAAACATTTCTGGGGCGACTACGAACACTATCATGCGGGACATGGCTGGTATCCGTTCGAGATTCGCATCATTCGCAACAGGCCGGACATTTACTCCTGGCAAAGCGCGCAATCATTTCGACGATTCGATTATTATGATAATCCGCGCCAGCCGGAAGGTCATCACAAACTGAAAGTTGCGCTGGTGGATGCGGAAATTTACCACTACGGCTGGGTGAGACCGCCGCATTTGATGCAAAA
It includes:
- a CDS encoding ABC transporter ATP-binding protein, encoding MKNLLKLYRWLFRHWVYLAGGLFFMFGFALLSGASLTMVVPLFDYVFAPRTAPTTYNTFSDFTAALGETIHKTTGENFSIFSLGNGTIRAQTIEALKNVMSLTDPWLLLLVICVSFLILVFVKNLFFFLNKYMFANLRGKTIVEIRNEMFRTYLQQSLKFFQLNKPGDSIVRMVNDVNIVSDMFIDQMFNLVRDFILLLVYAGIAVSLNAKFFLMSLIVLPVFAVLIGWLGKKIKKYAVRIQQKFSDMFSNIEEVLNSMKIVKAFAREDFELGRFKKINWKYFKFWRKSVIYTALNTPVGEMQGTLTAILVILVGGRMVLDPNSGFTSGQFLMFLFAIFSMLHPMKTLTKAYADIRRAQVSLDRIFYILNRQPEIENDPNPVHKTNFERDIILKDVNFGYKKETDVLKNINLEINKGEKIAFVGSSGAGKTTLVNLLPRLYEVSSGEILIDGIDIKKIDLKDLRTLFGTVTQDSILFTDTVANNIRYGALKEVSDEMVREAARIAFADEFIEKLPHKYNEMLNQKGSNLSGGQRQRLCIARAIVNDPPILIFDEATSALDSEAEKKVQQAIDRATRNRTVLIIAHRLSTALAADRIVVMDQGKILDIGTHEKLLKRCERYQTLYHLQFSGNNG